Within Xiphias gladius isolate SHS-SW01 ecotype Sanya breed wild chromosome 14, ASM1685928v1, whole genome shotgun sequence, the genomic segment AGGGCTGCAAGAGTTTCTTCAAGAGGAGCGTCAGGCGCAACCTCAGCTACACTTGCAGGTGAGCGGGGCATTGTGGGCAATGTATTTCAAATGATGATGGCCCGAGAATTATAAACCGCCTGCTGAAACCTGCCAACGCACCACGTTGCTATGTAAGCGACACACGGTAATGAATTGATTGATGATAGTAAACACACGATGGCGGTTATGAGTCTTGTAATGCGCCGCAGTGTctggtttttctgtctttccatgtAGACGAGCCTCGTGTCGGTGCCAAAGAACAAACTGATGCCAGATGATTTTTTGAACGAAAATTTCTATAAACTGATGATTGaaatatacattaaaatgaTCTGACTTTGGGGAAACGGTGGTACAGTGACAAGGAGTAATGTGTCCCTGCTATAGAGCAGCAACAATTAGTCCAAATAATTTaccaactattttgacaatcattttagtcatttctcaagcaaaaatggaaaacactttCCTGGTTTCatcctctcaaatgtgaggatcttctgctttgctttgtcctgtgtgatagtaaactgaatgtcgTTGCATTTTGGACACAGTCAGATAAAACGAGTGGACTGAATATGAAACCTTCACCTCTTTGAAACTGTGATAGCCATGTTTCACCATTAAAAAAGATGAACAATAATAGGAACAATtgtaagttgcagccctactttgCTACAGTGTTTGTCAGGCATGTCATACACAGATCTACTTACATAACATTCATACTAATAAAGATGAATGTAATCTAAACCTATCCATATCCAGTATTTCAGAGTTAAACAAAGACCTCTGTTGTCATTCATTTCCCTATAGACAGATAAATTGTCATATTTACTACGTACATTTTTTCCAATGTATTAACTGTGAATGACTCACCACTCACTACTATTTTAGTTCCATAATTACAGTCTTAGGGCTGCTGCAActaatgaacattttcataatcaattaatctacagattatttttactgatttcaactgattaatcatttagtccatGAAATGGGGAAAAAGGGAAATACTGCCCgtcacagtttctcagagcccaaTGGGATTTTTTccaattgcttgttttgtcttgccaaaagtccaaaacccaaggatattaaattattaatggAGAGATAATCACAAAATCATATCTCTGAcaaagacaagcagcaaatcctcacatttgtgaagctggaaccagagaatgtttgacatttttgcttgaaaaattgaATAATTAGTATCAAAATAATTAACAATGATAAGACAATTGTCGGTATCAGGCTGTAGACACTTCTTTTGTGTGAAATCACGTTCATCACTCGCTTTCCTTTGTCACATTTACATTAGCCTTAGACTTGCACCAGTTACACATTTGTCATATGGTTTACCCTTACTGAAACTGAATCAAAGCCAGAAAACCACTTGTTGAAGTGAAAGCAGATGAGAGCCCACAGCCTGACACCTGCAATTAATGAGACTGTTGTTGCATTGGTGCAGAATgattatttacaaaaaagaagAGTTGCCAAAAATCACGATTGTGGGCTAGGAATTCTTTTATAAATCATGAATCCATCATCATTTGTATGTGTCCTCAGGTCAAACAGAGAGTGTCAGATTGACCAGCACCACAGGAACCAGTGCCAGTACTGTCGCCTGAAGAAATGTTTCCGTGTAGGCATGCGCAAAGAAGGTATCTGTCTATCCTGATCCATACATCCTTCATCCATTCTGATCCTTTGGAAAGGGTGGGAGACACTGTGGGACACACTGGGATCGTACATGTGCCATCTTGGAAATACTGCAGTGGAActcttggggaaaaaaaagatatttagttCAGTGAAGAGCCTAAGTGAGTCTTCTCATTACTTCCATCAGCTGCTCTTAGTCATTATCTTGCCTCCTCTGCACCATGAGCTccaaagagcagagaaaatgcCACACATGGGTGTTTAGGTCCTATCATGGCTAAGCTAGCCATGTGTGTCAGCTCAATGCCATGTACTAAGTGGCTTAATCTAGTGCCTGTTTAAGAGTGACTGAGAGGGTTACAGTGCTAAGACACCTGCGTCCTGGAGCCTTAAGCCTCCAGTCAGAGCTGAAGCAGAAACCTGCTGACTTGATGGCTCCATCAAGAAGAATCCAATATGGGGATTTCACCTGAAGTGGTTTAGCCCAGGCGACACATCATTCAACATCCTGCCAATAGATACACGAAGAgacaaataatgaattaatacTTTCTTTATAGATACAGATAGAAAATGTTTCTTaccattaatgtttttttgataGTAGTTAGATGTAGTTTGGAGGTTTGTGATCTTAAGTCGCTGAGTTGTTTTCCCCTCATACTCAAGGATCATAAAGCATTCTAATGAAACTCCCTACAGAGAAATTCCATTTGCGTGAGCACCTCGagagggaggtcagaggtcagggtcagaTACAGAGGAGGATTCCTCTGCCTGGATGGGATTCAGTGTCTCGCTCAAGGACACTGAAGCAGGACAGAAGCTTACCACATGAATTCATATCCCCAAATGAATGAGTCTCTATTCAGCAGGCTGCTCtgctttctcagttttggcAGTAATGCTGTCTGTCACAGCTATGCTACTTTCTCTGCGCTAAGTGTTTCTCTTAGGGTGGTTCTGAGTGCAGAAGCACTCTTCTGTGTATAAAGATGAAGATATACTATGGTTACTGCAACAGCATGTTGTAATCCTCCCACAGAATTAATATTGAAGAGGTTTAaaattttaatggaaaataaattctTGCCTCAAAGTCTTTTCAATTCAGGCTAGATGAAGGTCATCTGCAGATGACATTCATCTAGCCTGACGAGAATAACATTATTTCTCCTCACTTTCACACTCTTGTTGAGGAATCGGTCTGGGCTCAACTGTGCATCCTTTTATTCTCGAAGAATAGTTTCCTAATCAAGTCAAACCTGTCTGCTGATAAACTCCACCACTGGATGAATTCAGTTTTAACTTTTCGTCCTCTCCGTTTTCATCTCCAAATCCCCTCCCCCTTTGTCCGTCACAATTTTCTCCTCTCGTCATCTTCTCTACTTCattacctctcctctcctctcctctcctctcctctcctctcctcccctttgTCCCCCAACCAAACTACAGCAGTTCAACGCGGTCGCATCCCACCTCAGCCGAGCCTCAGCCCCTCCATCACGCCCATAGGTGGCGCCAGCGGCCTTGGAGGTGGTGAGttttacaataacaacaacaatggaGGAAGTGGCGGAGGTCAGCCGGTGTCAGAGCTCATATCTCAGCTGCTGCGAGCCGAGCCTTACCCCAGCAGTCGGTATGGGCACCAGTACAACCAACAGGCCGGTCCAGATAACGCCATGGGCATTGATAATATCTGTGAGCTGGCTGCCCGGCTACTCTTTAGTACCGTGGAGTGGGCCAGAAACATCCCTTATTTCCCTGAGCTGCCTGTTTCAGACCAGGTCAGTagattaaatttcatttaaacgtaaaacaaaaataatggtTTGATGTCGATGAGTTTTTCCCTTGTTATCAGAAAGCAAATATAGGATAGAAAGTataggaaaaaaaggaaagagagtgGAAAAATCATGTTGacatcaaatataaatatacaatgaATGCTGTGAACATTAAAAATTGATGATAACAGTGTAGGGGTATCTGATTAACACTCTAACAAATCTACAGGTGGCCCTGCTGAGGCTGAGCTGGAGCGAGCTGTTCATCCTCAATGCGGCCCAGTCGGCTCTGCCGCTCCACATGGCTCCCTTGTTGGCCGCGGCCGGCTTCCACTCCTCACCCATGTCTGCCGAGCGTGTGGTGTCCTTCATGGACCAGGTTAGGGTGTTCCAGGACCAGGTGGACAAGCTGACCAGGCTGCAGGTGGACTCGGCCGAGTACAGCTGTCTCAAGGCCATCGCACTGTTCTCACCAGGTGATTGCCATTGCTCATCTGCTTTATCTGCTTTTATTGTAACACAGCGTACTGCAGAAACACCCCAGGCAGCCACTTTAAAAAGGTTTCTCCAGCGATTTAATGCTGCCCTTCTCCAAAGTTTGTAAGACACAAACTAAAACCAGAGCCAAAGTAGCTTGACTTTTAATCTCTAGTGTGGGTCAATCTACAAAGACACCGGATTCTACACTTCCCATAACGCAACGCAATTCAACAGTTTATTTCATcagaccctccctgcctggtgAACATCCATGTCTTCCAAGCTTCACTCTTCCAGTTtttaacacaggctttctgttttGTAGTCTCcttccagagccacagaagacattaaccaactgttttcacaggctgagtggGACTAGTAAACAGTTGTTAATGTGAAAAACCTTTCGAAGTGCCCCTATCATAGATAACCATGAATAGGAATTGAACATACAAGAAGTAAGAGTGTAAATGCGGAAGACtgaacaaactaaacaaaatgtgaaaatgctaTAGGTAGGAGTGATTGGAGAACTATAGTGAAGTTATCTGCATTAATCTGGGAATTTACCTACTATGGCACCATCTCTTGGCTTATTAATGAAAATGCAGTAATGTTTTATGTGCTGTCCAATTAGTTCTGCAATTGATCATCAATTTGACTTTTAAGTCTTGTAAAGTGGCAACCTAAGAGAAATTGCTTATTGTGAGTGCCACCTCTAAAagctttcaaatgttttttttaagataaatgaCCATATCCTGGTAATAGTTTTAAGTTATATTTGGGGTTTGTAGTGTAATGCttgaataatgtgtttttttcccagcacaTACATATGATGAGGCactatatttgtatgtgttccCCTCAGGGGCATTTTATCATGTTATTTGCTGTGATTTAAACCTTCCTCTCAGCTCATCACGACTCTTTATGTAACCATCCCACACTATTAAGTAACTGCCTCCTCCTCATTCCCTCCCAGACGCCTGTGGTCTAACAGACCCAGTCCACGTGGAGTCTCTGCAGGAGAAGGCTCAGGTGGCTCTGACAGAGTACGAGAGGATGCAGTACCCGAGTCAGCCTCAGCGCTTTGGCCGCCTGCTCCTGCGCCTCCCTGCCCTGCGCGCAGTTCCCGCAAACCTCATCTCCCAGCTCTTTTTCATGCGCCTGGTAGGAAAGACACCCATCGAGACGCTGATCCGTGACATGCAGCTCTCCGGAAGCTCGATCAGCTGGCCGTATGTCCCAGGAcagtagccccccccccccccccccttacgGACGAGGTCTCCGTCTGGGATTAGTGACGACAAGGACCCACAGGAAACCTCCTGACTCATCACTATCCATCTGTGTGGTTATTAAACTGCAGTGCCAGCTGGCCGTCATACGTACTGTACTGTAACCGCTCTATTCCCCCCCTCATGAAACGAGCCCTCTGTCTCCACACGATCCtccagagaagagagaggagccaGTGCCAGGCTGGATATGTCTTTTTTGCCAGCCAAGTTGTTCTGATGCCAGGTCTCAGGTCAGAGACCAGCTCTACACGCTGGGCTCCGATATGGCCACCACAGCCAGTCATGTCACCACCCACATGCCATAGTGACTCAAAACACGACAGTTTCATGTAGAGGGCAGCAGCACCCTGCTACAAATACATCAAGAGGACAAAACTGTTCCGCCACTGAAAGTCAGCGGAGTAATTTTTC encodes:
- the nr2f6a gene encoding nuclear receptor subfamily 2 group F member 6a isoform X2; this translates as MAMVSGGWGDPNGGTNGLGDKGYLRGEEEDGSPQAGGSDMEAGDDDKACVVDCVVCGDKSSGKHYGVFTCEGCKSFFKRSVRRNLSYTCRSNRECQIDQHHRNQCQYCRLKKCFRVGMRKEVQRGRIPPQPSLSPSITPIGGASGLGGGEFYNNNNNGGSGGGQPVSELISQLLRAEPYPSSRYGHQYNQQAGPDNAMGIDNICELAARLLFSTVEWARNIPYFPELPVSDQVALLRLSWSELFILNAAQSALPLHMAPLLAAAGFHSSPMSAERVVSFMDQVRVFQDQVDKLTRLQVDSAEYSCLKAIALFSPDACGLTDPVHVESLQEKAQVALTEYERMQYPSQPQRFGRLLLRLPALRAVPANLISQLFFMRLVGKTPIETLIRDMQLSGSSISWPYVPGQ
- the nr2f6a gene encoding nuclear receptor subfamily 2 group F member 6a isoform X1, with translation MAMVSGGWGDPNGGTNGLGDKGYLRGEEEDGSPQAGGSDMEAGDDDKACVVDCVVCGDKSSGKHYGVFTCEGCKSFFKRSVRRNLSYTCRSNRECQIDQHHRNQCQYCRLKKCFRVGMRKEAVQRGRIPPQPSLSPSITPIGGASGLGGGEFYNNNNNGGSGGGQPVSELISQLLRAEPYPSSRYGHQYNQQAGPDNAMGIDNICELAARLLFSTVEWARNIPYFPELPVSDQVALLRLSWSELFILNAAQSALPLHMAPLLAAAGFHSSPMSAERVVSFMDQVRVFQDQVDKLTRLQVDSAEYSCLKAIALFSPDACGLTDPVHVESLQEKAQVALTEYERMQYPSQPQRFGRLLLRLPALRAVPANLISQLFFMRLVGKTPIETLIRDMQLSGSSISWPYVPGQ